The Methylomarinum vadi genome has a window encoding:
- the ampD gene encoding 1,6-anhydro-N-acetylmuramyl-L-alanine amidase AmpD, with product MEIRNHRLESARFIPSPNCDARPEDEDISLLVIHCISLPPRQFGGDYIEQLFCNCLNPDDDPYFKEIHRLKVSAHLLIRREGDIIQFVPFNQRAWHAGVSCFDGRERCNDFSIGIELEGSEAIPYSDQQYQQLADVTRVLLATYPKLNKKHITGHSNIAPERKTDPGSSFDWDRFRQSLD from the coding sequence ATGGAAATTCGAAATCATCGCCTTGAATCCGCACGTTTCATTCCATCGCCCAATTGTGATGCTCGTCCCGAGGACGAGGATATTTCGTTGTTGGTGATTCATTGCATCAGTCTGCCTCCTCGGCAATTCGGCGGCGATTACATCGAACAATTGTTCTGCAATTGCCTCAATCCCGACGATGATCCATATTTTAAAGAAATTCACCGGCTCAAAGTCTCGGCCCATTTATTGATACGACGCGAAGGCGATATTATTCAATTCGTACCCTTTAACCAAAGGGCCTGGCATGCCGGAGTTTCCTGTTTCGACGGGCGCGAACGCTGTAACGATTTTTCCATCGGTATCGAACTGGAAGGGTCTGAGGCTATCCCATACAGCGACCAGCAATACCAACAACTTGCCGACGTAACTCGCGTATTGCTAGCAACCTATCCGAAACTGAATAAAAAACACATCACAGGACACAGCAACATCGCTCCGGAACGCAAGACCGACCCCGGTTCCTCATTCGACTGGGATCGCTTTAGGCAATCGCTCGATTAA